The following nucleotide sequence is from Apium graveolens cultivar Ventura chromosome 4, ASM990537v1, whole genome shotgun sequence.
AAAATCTTGTAGAACTTTTTTCAAACTATAAGATGAAATTTCAAATCTGGCATTTTCTTGGTTCTACTCTTTTTCGCTAGCTGACTGAATCTTGTGTGCTGAGCTATATCGCACTTTCGTTTTGGGTTCGGGTAAACAAGGACCCAAGCCGGTTGGTTCGTGTATATTATTTCAACCCGTTTTGAGTTCGGTCCGGGTTAAAAATAGGAAACGGGCACAGCCAACCCAACATGAACCCAACCTATTACCTGAAACTGCCACCCGCACTCAAATGAATTCAAGAACAAGTGATTATCTTTTTAGGAAAATTTGAAATAGTGTAGTGCAGCTCAATTTAACATAAATCTTTCTTTCTAACTTGGACCCCGTCACAATCTAGCATACTGCTCACAGAGAATCAAATCTTTCGACTTAAAACTAGAAAGTAGTCTATTCATTTCAATACGCCTCTACACTTTTGAAGGAAGACAATCAATGAAAAGTGGCAAACTTTTGGAGAAGTATAATTTGACTCAGTGTTGCATGGTTCGTGGGTCGGCCTATGGATCCGTGAACTGGTTCGTTCGCACCGGAACATGGGTCAACTTCAATCCAGATCACCATAGTTCACGCACCAGTTCGCCATCTTCGGCGAACCCCGCCTGATCTATTCCGGGTACTGTAAATAAACGAAAAAGGACGATAAGGGATGATGGGTTGTATATATAGGGTATATATCGATGACGACCTGGTGCTGCTTTTTGGGATAAGATGGACTACAGCTGTCTTATACAAATTTATTGTTATATATGTATTTTGTCCTCTGTTTGACTATCTCACTAAGTTGTCTTTATCAtaatataaattgattaattatacTTATATTATTACTTGAAAAGAAAAATATTGTCTTTCCTATAACTagtataaaaataaattaaattacataaataaaaaaGGATCCTTATATCGACCCGACCCAATTCACAATTTATCGTACCGATCCAAACAAACTAAAGTTTCACGTGACTATTGACCTGTTGTCTAAAGCAAACTGGTAAAATTCTACATGATAGATATTAGTAGTTTCTGGAAAAAATCAAATATTAGAGGCAAATAATACTAATGACACAACTGTTTTTAAGTCATCATGTTGTAATAATAATCTGATTTTATGTGACATGCGTATGAAATAGGATCAATATCATGCAATGATAAGATCAGTCTACTGCCCCAATAATAGCCATATGCAAGCACTTTATTATCAATTATCGCAATAGTAATCGTACAATAAATTTTAACATCAACTGCAACCAGATTTTACCTTCACAATGAAAAAATTACCAAAAGCCGCCATGAGGATAGGACTAACAACAGGTACGAACCATACGAAGATAACTATACACCGAATTAACCATCCAGATAGAAAGAACCACAAGAAGAAGATCATCTACATGTACCAACATAAACTAATTAGGCATAATGGCATACATTAGTTTTCATATAGTTGTGTACCTACAGTAAGAGGATGCTTAACAGAAAAAGCAACGGGGCTACTGTTTCTTATATTCGATAACTAACAAAACACCTGATGTATCATACTAACAATAACATTCCCTGTatttaagattttaaatttgTGAAGGAACATCTAGAAAAGTATCCCACTCTCCTTATATCTATAGAAGTGGGAGTGCGTATTAGTATTAAAGATTCTATATTTTCCACAATACAACCATAAAATAAAGGGATAAACTGACAGTGACATCATAGTTGGTAAGCTGTAATCTTAATTTTTATTGTATTCATCAGACAGGAAGATAAACTTTGTATTTGTACAGCATTAAAGCCATGACAAAATTTAGCCCAACAAGGTAATTTACTTGAATGTTATACTACACATTTGATGGACCAACTAATGAGAAGTCACCGACATTCTGTTGCCAGAACAATTTAGAAATTTAAATAGTTGCATCTAAAAACAGTTAACAGGGGTGTTCGGTTGTCTTATTTACAAgatgaaaatttataaattaaaaatataaattttttgcATGTTTAATAATACTAAAATGCTAAGGAAAAGAATATGCACTACACAAATTTATGGAGACTAGCCGGATCATTACTATTGTTGGTATCATTCCTTGTTTTTTCTGTAtcttcataaatatatataacaaGAGATAAGCTGTTTAACATTTTTCCACGATTCAAAAATAGACGACAATACATACCATGATTGTTTGTCCCAGAGTTGAATTGAAAAAGTCAGTAATCCGCTCCCTGTACTGCAACAATAACGAACAAATATGAATATCTATCTAATACGTCACCATAACCAATCACTTGCTTAAATAAGCATGAAATCAAACACAACACTAATCGACAACTCCCACCATTGGTTATCATATACATAATTATAACCAATCATTTCACATAACGTAACCTAAAATCAAACACACTCAAATTTATAGATACATATGTCAGCTGATCTTATCAAtacacaatatatttcaataagAAACCTAGAATCATTTCACATATATATACACGTCTATCAATCAAATCTATCAATACCCAATCATTTCACAAAACTTAACCTAAAATACACGCAACATTAATTAAACTGAATCGCACTGATAACTCACACCGAAGGCCAATTTCTACTTAAATCAATTCATGTATAAATACACTTATTAACACGAAATAATTTCTCATAAATTAACCTAAAATCAAACACAACATTACTCAAACCTAACCGATAAGTGATAACTGAAACCGAAGGCCAATATCTACTAAAGTCATTTCACATATAAACACACTAATTTCAAATAAACTTATCAATACACAATCATTTCATGCAAATTCACCTAAAATCAAACACAACATAAACTGAACCGAACAGAACCAATAGCTCTCCAGTTTCTACTAAAATCATTTCACAGATATAAATACAATAATTTTCAAATTCACTTATCAATGCACAATCATTTCGCGCAAATTCAGCTATATTCAAACACAGCATTAATTGAACCGAACCGATAGCTCTCCAATTTCAGCTAAAATTATTTCACATATAAATACAGTTATATCAATTAAACCAATCAAAACACAATCATTTCATATAAACTAATCAAACACTTAAACATTAATCGAACCGAAAAAACTCTCACCAAAGGAAAGTAAATATTAAAATCAAAGCAAAAGATCCTCCACTTCTCCGAAATCCTCAAATCACGATCAATCTCCTTAGCGCGATACTTCGCCGACTCAGCCACGTCACCAAACCGCCGCGAAACATTGAATTTCCGGTCGATTTTCTCGGAAATTTTCTGAGTTTCGTAAACGAACTGTTCGAAGCCTTCGTTCGCAGTTCGCCAGAAGTCACGCCAGAGCTGGCCGGAGTGGAAACGGCTGGAGAAGTCGTCGAAGTTGCTGCGGCGAGACGCGTGGAGAGAAGTGGAGTGGCGCGTGGAGAGAAGATGAGAGTGGTGGAAATGGAGGTGTTGTGACCTGGAAGGGAGAGAGGTGCGCCATGGAAGGCTTGTCGCCATGGATATTTTGTGAGGTGCTTGTGTGTAGAGGTTTGGGGAAGTTTCACGTACTTTATGTTCGGTGCTCGGGTGTATGTGTtaattttttatgtttttgtttcgtaaaatatttgaattttgattttttttcatgAATAAGTTATTATTTCACCATAAAGTATTTGAAATGAGATTTATCCGTATTTTAAAATAGGTACTATagaatattttaattaaatttcgTACTAATTATGTACTTAGGTAAcgtaaaaaaatataaaatatatttgtatATAAATGTATGTTGGATATTTTCATAAGATGATGATTGTGAATGTGTCGATTTTCATAAATATTGCGAGTAgttgaatatatatatactatCATCAACTATAGTTTTCGAGATTGGATGTTCTTTTTTATCCATAATGGTTTTAGATTTATACTGGGAAAAAAATAAGAATAGTGTTTATCATTAATTGCCCAACAATCAGATAATTTCTCCAAATTCAAGGATCAGGCTTTTATGAAGAGTTAGTTTCTAGGGTTTAAAATTTTTATCGACTCTGTTTTGGTGAGGAGGATCATCGATGATCGTTCTAGGTATtgtataaatttttatttattctatttatatattttgttatATTTGATTAGTCTCAGATACATTAATATTTTTGTACTCGGTCGATTCATTTGTGCGAGAAAGACCTTCAACGATCGTTCATGGATAAGTTTTGTGTGAAAAAAATATTGAGTTCAGATTTTTCACATATACACATGTATTTTATTTATAAGTCGAAGATATTAACAAGAATAACCTATTTATTTTTTGAAATACATATTAACCTTAATACAGGAAGTATGTTTGATTTGATTTGGTTAAATCAGAATCCATAACCTGGACGAAGGAATGGAGGTAGCGTCGACATATATTTGAGTGTGATGCGAAAGTATTGCTAGATGCTGTTAATGGAGATCGGTGAAATACATATTTTTATATCAATGGAGATCGAGGAAATACATATTTTTATATGATTGCAGAAGATTGTAAGCAAATTTGATGAAGTGGTAGTATGTCATGTTTATAGACATGCGAATAGCGTGGCTCACAATTTAGTACAAACAATATATTTTATATCAGGTGTTACGGAGTGGACTGTTTCTGTTCCGAATTTTATTAGTTATATGATTGATTCTAAAATTTTTTAATGCAAGTGCGTTTTTGTcaaaataaacaaaataaatatgTATTGTTAAGCGgcatttttcttcttttttttgacaaatatggcttatatttgtcaaaaaaaaaagaagaaaaaaaaggagAAGTTTTAAAGAAGGAATTGTCCAGTGAAGAAATATTTTTTAGGCCCAGTGAAGAATTTTAAGAAAAGCAGGTGGAGTGCAAGTAAAAGGTTTTCCTGAAAAACAAATGTAACTATTTTCTAAAGTGGAACCAATTTGGTGACCCTGATATTTTCCTTTTcgaaaatataattatagtagCCCAACAGACCAACATTTGGGCCTAGCCTTTGCACAACCAATTAACAAGTCACGTCTAAAAACATATGTATATTACAGGCCAACTCTGGAGAAGTTGCAAATTGCAAACTTAACAAATTTATTTGCTACAAGTGTACAAGTTCACTAGTGTTGTGTTTGGTTGGGGAGAATGGAATGAGTAAAAAATACTTGAAACTTATAAAGATAAGAAGAAAGTTTTGAAAAAAATTAAGGAGTGCAAAATTGTACATATATGGGCCGAAAATTAAGGAGTTCTAGTAGAGAACTCTCTTAATATGTTCTCTTAACAAATTAAGTTTAGAGAACATATTACGAGACCGATACAGGATAACAAAACACAAAAGAaacataaatttatttaaaaaccaCTAATCTATCCCGAAAGATATTTGCTAATCTACGAAATATGGGTCAGGAAACTATGTACAAGAGCTTATTTAACAATGTATCTGCTGGTTTCTGGGAGAGTATAATTTACCGGCCAACAGATGGCTATAAGTGCCAGTCTGGAAAACTTAAATTTCACAGCAAATTATTTGATCTTCTCAGCAATCTTGAGAGTCATCTACACTTGTAGTTTTAGAAAGATCAGGGAAGTACATAAAGAGACTGAGAGTACGATTACAAGTTCAACAAAAACAAGTAATAGAAATTTATCAGAAAAAGGTTCACATCTCTCACAAGAAGACTTGCTAGTCTGTAAAATATGAGCCAAGGAGCTAGTCATGTATCAGAAGGATGTCCATCCTGGTTCCGTTCCTAGAGTCTCTGGCAGAGTGACAACTGAACTTGATTGGAAGACGCCAAACTTCTCCAGGAACATATTGATCAGGTCACCAGCAGCATAAGAAGCGCCTGAGGTCATCAGCGCAGTAACAACATAGTACGCTACAGTTTTTACATACGATCTTGGTGCCCTTTGAACATATGCCTTTCCAGCGGCTAGAATAATGATGCCCAGCAGTGAAACTGTTGCAGCAGCTAAAAGCTTGAGGTCCCGGTTGTCGCTCTTTTGGAAAGAGAAGCCGTAGACAACAGGAGGTAATAAGCCGAATATAAGGTATGATAAAATAGCCAAGACTGCATGAAGCAGAAAGTTCCTTCTTTGGCCCAGTAGTTCATGGTACTTGTCTATTTGCTTATCTGATTGATCGGATGCCTCAGTCTTCTGATCATTTTTCAGATCCAAAAGCTGTAAAGGATTACATTTTCGTTAAAAATGCAGAAACTCTGACTACATGCATAACAAGACCGTGACGCTGAATGATTCCCTAAAAGGTTATCTAtgtataaaaaaaaatactaTAAGAATATCCTGAAAATTGTTTTTCTGCTGACAAGTTCACGTCTAACTTTAATAGCTACTGAACATTCTCTTCTTTTTCTAATAGTCTTTAA
It contains:
- the LOC141721482 gene encoding uncharacterized protein LOC141721482 isoform X2; protein product: MATSLPWRTSLPSRSQHLHFHHSHLLSTRHSTSLHASRRSNFDDFSSRFHSGQLWRDFWRTANEGFEQFVYETQKISEKIDRKFNVSRRFGDVAESAKYRAKEIDRDLRISEKWRIFCFDFNIYFPLYRERITDFFNSTLGQTIMGSCPACQRPFVGLKARVVRCLGCRNTVWQPKGGKSSSSSSKPEIIDVEFEEK
- the LOC141721482 gene encoding uncharacterized protein LOC141721482 isoform X1, encoding MATSLPWRTSLPSRSQHLHFHHSHLLSTRHSTSLHASRRSNFDDFSSRFHSGQLWRDFWRTANEGFEQFVYETQKISEKIDRKFNVSRRFGDVAESAKYRAKEIDRDLRISEKWRIFCFDFNIYFPLYRERITDFFNSTLGQTIMMIFFLWFFLSGWLIRCIVIFVWFVPVVSPILMAAFGNFFIVKGSCPACQRPFVGLKARVVRCLGCRNTVWQPKGGKSSSSSSKPEIIDVEFEEK